In a single window of the Pseudomonas sp. B21-015 genome:
- a CDS encoding SAM-dependent methyltransferase, producing MIKESELPSVKAVVLQACNVLSGVCDPAYTLRFTFAALLLKYISDTCIRDDSREPLPPARFLVPGEARYSALMEAQFRPGNAKRLNSALRALEEENTELTGVFRGIDFDAPTLGSSEQKDRLLPMLLDAFSVLDLSFPSPCSKTSKIAIEASRILLMFASSAGGKRGAEFFTPPELSLLIARLMKVKSGETIFDPYCGSASTLITCNQEAGEPLAKSGRALYGQEINGDTWALAKMNMILNGEDQYQLKLGDSLRDPQYLDTSGRLEKFDILISHPPFSVRDWGGDEAGNDRFERFSRGVPPRSSGDYAFLSHMIASLKSGNGRMAVIVPLGVLFRGGSELQIRESLVRENLIDAIIALPTKLFSSTSIGAAILVIRNNKSTDDVLFIDASRSFQAGKVQNTLRHSDLERIVSCFHDRSTLNYYSKRASQSDIAANDMNLSVARYVGSPLEKNLVNIPALRSEKASLTAELARLEAKRALLIAELV from the coding sequence ATGATTAAAGAGTCAGAGCTGCCTTCTGTCAAAGCAGTCGTCCTGCAAGCATGCAATGTACTCAGTGGTGTGTGTGACCCGGCTTATACATTACGTTTCACTTTTGCAGCTCTGCTGTTGAAGTACATTTCAGATACGTGCATTCGCGATGATTCTCGAGAACCGCTGCCACCTGCCCGTTTTTTAGTTCCTGGTGAGGCGCGATATTCGGCCCTAATGGAAGCGCAGTTTCGACCAGGAAATGCTAAACGCCTGAACTCAGCACTCCGAGCGTTAGAAGAGGAAAATACTGAGTTAACAGGTGTCTTCCGTGGCATTGATTTCGATGCCCCGACGTTGGGGAGCTCGGAACAGAAAGATCGCCTTCTACCGATGCTTTTAGATGCTTTCAGCGTGCTCGATTTGAGCTTTCCTTCCCCTTGCTCTAAAACCTCGAAGATTGCGATCGAGGCTAGCCGAATTCTCCTGATGTTTGCATCTAGTGCTGGAGGAAAGCGAGGCGCGGAGTTTTTCACGCCGCCAGAGCTGTCGTTGCTCATCGCTAGGCTGATGAAGGTAAAGTCTGGAGAGACAATATTTGACCCTTATTGCGGTAGTGCCTCGACACTGATTACCTGCAACCAAGAGGCCGGTGAGCCTTTAGCGAAAAGTGGCCGCGCTTTGTATGGACAAGAAATAAACGGCGATACATGGGCGCTAGCCAAGATGAACATGATCTTGAATGGGGAGGATCAATATCAGCTTAAGCTCGGCGATTCATTGCGAGATCCCCAATATCTGGACACCTCTGGCCGGCTTGAGAAATTTGACATCCTGATATCTCATCCGCCCTTTTCGGTGCGTGATTGGGGGGGCGATGAGGCGGGTAATGATCGCTTCGAGCGTTTTTCCCGAGGCGTTCCTCCGCGATCTTCAGGGGACTATGCGTTTCTTAGTCATATGATAGCGAGCCTGAAATCAGGGAATGGACGCATGGCAGTCATTGTCCCTCTGGGTGTGCTTTTTCGGGGTGGGTCTGAGTTGCAGATTAGGGAGAGTCTAGTTCGGGAAAATCTCATAGATGCAATCATAGCACTGCCCACTAAATTGTTTTCATCTACATCTATTGGGGCAGCGATTCTGGTCATAAGAAATAACAAGTCTACTGATGATGTCCTATTTATTGATGCCAGCAGATCCTTCCAGGCTGGCAAGGTTCAAAATACATTGAGGCACAGTGATCTCGAAAGAATCGTGAGCTGTTTCCATGATCGATCAACGTTAAATTATTACTCGAAGCGCGCTTCTCAAAGCGATATTGCAGCTAACGACATGAATCTAAGCGTGGCTCGCTATGTAGGGTCGCCGTTAGAGAAAAACTTAGTAAATATTCCAGCGCTACGTAGCGAAAAAGCGTCTCTAACGGCTGAGCTTGCACGCCTTGAGGCTAAGCGGGCGCTGCTCATTGCCGAGCTGGTATGA
- a CDS encoding restriction endonuclease subunit S translates to MRSFFLNNIRTAYVFRSQVPQEDDEGNVRALAIRNLASVRPLQWQDLPRIKIDDQLKGYCLQPGDVVIPSRGDRYRAWCFEGADEPVFPLGQLNVITPSRDLDPHYLAWYLNRASTQAKIALMLSGTSILALTKSSLQSLVIEAPEMSKQRLIADLESTTQRIALIRHRLNELDGEETAHLTEGLWSRGREND, encoded by the coding sequence ATGCGCTCGTTTTTTCTGAATAACATCCGAACAGCATACGTGTTCCGGTCTCAGGTACCTCAAGAGGACGATGAAGGGAATGTTCGCGCATTGGCCATTCGCAATCTGGCAAGTGTCCGGCCGCTGCAATGGCAAGATCTCCCGAGGATCAAAATCGACGATCAGCTCAAAGGCTACTGCTTGCAACCCGGTGATGTGGTCATCCCGTCGCGGGGAGATCGATATCGAGCTTGGTGTTTTGAAGGTGCCGATGAGCCCGTTTTCCCGCTAGGGCAGTTGAACGTAATCACGCCCAGCCGGGATCTGGATCCGCATTACCTTGCGTGGTATCTCAATCGGGCTTCGACGCAGGCCAAGATAGCGTTGATGTTGAGCGGGACAAGTATCCTAGCTCTCACGAAGTCATCCCTACAATCGTTAGTGATAGAGGCTCCAGAAATGAGTAAACAGCGACTCATCGCAGATCTGGAATCCACCACGCAGAGAATCGCATTGATTCGTCATCGTTTGAATGAGCTGGACGGGGAAGAAACTGCACACTTGACTGAAGGGCTCTGGAGCAGAGGTCGTGAAAATGATTAA
- a CDS encoding DUF6957 family protein — protein sequence MDVGLLGDPGISIVGSEYSLEDAMAAARKRYKWMPLCAVEEWIILDAIVTDEERAKVTAAGCQPMFMFAHKVVDDEQRRFEPGHWVRSSMGTAFKEGYLFETRNTVYVLLGPGHRKSASIEAIFSLF from the coding sequence ATGGATGTGGGGCTTTTGGGAGATCCTGGAATCTCTATAGTTGGCTCAGAATATAGCCTCGAAGACGCGATGGCCGCTGCCAGAAAGCGCTACAAATGGATGCCCCTCTGCGCCGTCGAAGAATGGATCATCCTAGACGCCATCGTCACCGACGAAGAGCGAGCGAAAGTTACCGCCGCAGGCTGCCAACCAATGTTTATGTTTGCCCACAAAGTTGTGGACGATGAGCAGAGGCGTTTCGAGCCAGGCCATTGGGTGCGCTCAAGCATGGGCACCGCTTTCAAGGAAGGCTACCTATTCGAAACACGCAACACGGTCTACGTCTTGCTCGGCCCAGGCCATCGTAAGTCTGCTTCTATCGAAGCGATATTTTCCCTTTTCTGA
- a CDS encoding helix-turn-helix domain-containing protein, which translates to MQLRIALAGAIRALRLQRQLRHEDLSDASAKSKLSALERGDTSITLEKFESLAEGLRIDPLALLALCMSKRLNTPYPALMETALKQLRAFEKEGGLGILAEQLSDGEVAHRKPGKPQNKGSENVVRELKAAGMNQSQIARETGLALSTVHRYWKRINATDPRADE; encoded by the coding sequence ATGCAGCTTAGAATCGCACTCGCAGGCGCAATCCGAGCCCTGCGCCTGCAGCGTCAGCTTCGACACGAAGATCTTTCTGACGCCTCCGCGAAATCCAAACTCAGCGCCCTCGAACGAGGCGATACAAGTATCACCCTTGAGAAGTTCGAGAGCCTTGCTGAGGGCCTTCGAATAGACCCTCTAGCCCTCCTGGCTCTATGCATGTCCAAACGGCTAAACACTCCCTATCCCGCTCTCATGGAGACTGCTCTAAAGCAGCTTCGAGCCTTTGAAAAAGAAGGAGGTCTGGGGATTCTTGCTGAACAGCTTTCTGATGGAGAAGTCGCCCATCGTAAGCCTGGCAAGCCCCAGAATAAGGGAAGCGAAAACGTCGTTCGCGAGCTAAAGGCGGCAGGGATGAATCAATCGCAGATTGCACGCGAGACCGGCTTAGCTCTATCGACTGTCCATCGATATTGGAAGAGGATCAATGCTACTGATCCTAGAGCGGATGAATGA
- a CDS encoding Fic family protein → MQVGYKTLANRYDIALAQPLRVDSMIGTVRVSRESDGNVENRYPASYRPADDFAGHFEFGLKYEEIHLEFFARLFAVIGPQPVEDWCRREPFGQYARRTGFLYEWLTGQRLDVPDVTNGGYVDVLSPKDYLTRREALRTRRWRVNNNLPGTAEFCPLVRRTAPVQDALQFDLREALDELDQAFGPDILMRTASWLTFKESRASFLIEKEADQADRIQRFAHVIAQYCGHIEDPLSNDSLHSLQAGILGCDAIGLGLRRSPVFVGQATMREDIVHYIAPHFADLAQLLAGLNEFEVATRGAESVARAAVLAFGFVYIHPMRDGNGRIHRFLINDTLIRDKAVPDGVILPVSATITSSIDFRAGYDRTLEVFSRPFMRRYAAAYRFGELVTYEDGTRSNFTFDEYEDACFAWRYPDLTEHVLYTARVVEHTIRKEMADEARVLVIFQRAQEQLKEVLEMPDLDANRIIRSIKENSWVVSGKLKKGYPQLEDERMAERVVEAVRSAFEDREMEVGEE, encoded by the coding sequence ATGCAAGTCGGTTACAAGACCCTCGCGAACCGTTACGACATCGCACTGGCACAGCCTCTACGAGTCGACTCGATGATCGGCACTGTACGTGTCAGTCGCGAGAGTGACGGAAATGTGGAGAACCGGTATCCGGCAAGCTATCGGCCCGCAGACGATTTCGCAGGACATTTCGAATTCGGCCTCAAGTATGAAGAGATCCATCTCGAGTTCTTCGCCCGCCTGTTTGCGGTCATAGGTCCGCAGCCTGTCGAAGACTGGTGTCGACGGGAGCCATTCGGCCAGTATGCCCGTCGCACGGGATTCCTCTACGAATGGCTGACAGGACAACGTCTGGATGTGCCAGACGTGACCAATGGCGGCTATGTTGATGTACTTTCGCCAAAAGATTACCTGACTCGTCGCGAGGCACTGCGAACGCGGCGTTGGCGAGTTAATAACAACCTGCCGGGGACGGCTGAGTTCTGCCCCTTGGTTCGTCGTACGGCGCCAGTGCAGGACGCTCTGCAATTTGATCTGCGCGAGGCACTGGATGAATTGGACCAGGCCTTTGGCCCCGACATCCTGATGCGTACCGCCAGTTGGCTGACGTTCAAGGAATCGCGCGCGAGCTTTCTCATCGAAAAGGAAGCCGACCAGGCCGATCGCATCCAGCGGTTTGCCCATGTCATTGCCCAGTACTGCGGACATATCGAAGACCCGTTGAGCAACGACAGCCTGCACTCCCTGCAAGCCGGCATTCTGGGGTGTGACGCCATTGGACTGGGCTTGCGGCGCTCCCCTGTGTTTGTGGGGCAGGCCACGATGCGCGAGGACATCGTGCATTACATTGCCCCCCATTTCGCGGATCTTGCGCAGCTGTTGGCAGGACTCAACGAGTTTGAGGTCGCAACGCGTGGTGCGGAATCAGTGGCACGTGCCGCAGTGTTGGCATTTGGCTTCGTGTACATCCATCCCATGCGCGATGGCAATGGCCGGATTCATCGCTTCCTTATCAACGACACCCTGATTCGGGATAAGGCAGTGCCCGACGGCGTAATACTGCCGGTGTCAGCCACAATCACGAGTTCGATCGACTTCAGGGCCGGCTACGACCGTACTCTCGAAGTGTTCTCGCGACCGTTCATGCGACGTTACGCAGCGGCCTATCGGTTCGGCGAACTCGTGACCTACGAGGACGGGACTCGCAGCAACTTCACCTTCGATGAATACGAGGACGCGTGTTTTGCCTGGCGGTATCCCGATCTGACCGAACATGTCCTGTACACCGCACGCGTCGTCGAGCACACGATTCGAAAAGAAATGGCGGATGAAGCCAGAGTACTGGTGATCTTTCAGCGAGCTCAGGAGCAGCTGAAAGAGGTACTGGAAATGCCAGACCTGGATGCGAACCGCATCATCCGCTCCATCAAGGAGAACAGCTGGGTAGTGTCCGGCAAGCTAAAGAAAGGGTACCCGCAGCTTGAAGATGAGCGCATGGCGGAACGCGTCGTGGAGGCCGTACGTTCTGCGTTTGAGGATCGAGAGATGGAGGTCGGCGAAGAGTGA
- a CDS encoding magnesium transporter, translating to MNRHYYISDNLDDLEAVENELEANGINTEQIHVLSEKVADVEEHHLHEVNSLMKQDVVHSGEIGAVIGVPLAALVLGGAYWLGWTESAAGWVPFIFLAVVIFGFCIWEGGFFGFQVPNAHFRSFKQMVEEGKHVFFVDVEPNQELVLDQVIEHHPTLKIAGMGAAAPHWTVAWQHKWHQFKRVISG from the coding sequence ATGAATCGGCACTATTACATCAGTGATAATCTCGACGATCTCGAAGCCGTTGAAAATGAACTGGAAGCCAACGGCATCAATACCGAACAAATTCATGTGCTCAGCGAAAAAGTGGCTGATGTTGAAGAACATCACCTCCACGAGGTTAACTCGCTGATGAAACAGGATGTTGTTCACTCTGGCGAGATTGGTGCAGTGATCGGTGTGCCACTCGCGGCACTGGTCCTTGGCGGCGCCTATTGGCTGGGCTGGACCGAATCCGCCGCAGGCTGGGTGCCTTTTATCTTCCTGGCCGTTGTTATATTTGGCTTCTGCATCTGGGAAGGCGGTTTTTTCGGGTTCCAGGTGCCGAATGCTCACTTCCGCAGTTTTAAACAGATGGTAGAAGAGGGTAAACATGTCTTCTTCGTGGATGTTGAACCGAACCAGGAATTGGTACTGGACCAGGTCATCGAACACCATCCAACGCTGAAGATCGCCGGCATGGGAGCGGCAGCACCCCACTGGACAGTCGCCTGGCAGCACAAATGGCATCAGTTCAAGCGAGTGATATCGGGTTAG
- a CDS encoding cytochrome C oxidase subunit IV family protein, with protein sequence MAHAQGQQHPISLYLKIWGLLFVLSTMSYLVDYFHFHGYLRWALIITFMLLKAGLIVSIFMHMAWERLAMVYAILVPPLCLLVLVGLMATEADYVFLSRVIFFGQ encoded by the coding sequence ATGGCACATGCTCAGGGTCAGCAACATCCAATCAGTTTGTACCTCAAAATCTGGGGGCTGTTATTCGTCCTCAGCACGATGTCGTATCTGGTCGACTACTTTCACTTCCATGGCTACCTTCGGTGGGCCCTGATTATCACGTTCATGTTGTTGAAGGCAGGTTTAATTGTCTCCATCTTCATGCATATGGCCTGGGAACGGTTGGCCATGGTCTACGCCATATTGGTGCCACCGTTGTGCTTACTGGTGCTCGTCGGGCTGATGGCCACCGAGGCGGACTATGTTTTCCTCAGCCGGGTCATTTTCTTCGGTCAATAA
- a CDS encoding heme-copper oxidase subunit III family protein, with translation MASHPLAPGESNPPDSPPAPGWQGIASDWSSDREAFKQVPWGKAMMWIFLLSDTFIFTCFLTGYMSVRMTITTAWPNPSEVFALTIAGKEIPLILIAIMTFVLISSSGTMAMAVNFAYRRDRAKTAALMLATAALGVTFVSMQAFEWSKLIAEGVRPWGNPMGAAQFGASFFMITGFHGLHVSIGAIYLSIVAMKVMRGDYERSGNYQNVEIAGLYWHFVDLVWVFIFAFFYLW, from the coding sequence ATGGCATCGCACCCACTTGCCCCAGGCGAATCCAATCCACCAGACTCACCGCCTGCACCGGGATGGCAGGGTATCGCCAGCGATTGGTCCTCGGATAGAGAGGCCTTCAAGCAGGTCCCTTGGGGCAAGGCGATGATGTGGATATTCCTGCTCAGCGATACTTTTATATTCACCTGTTTTTTAACCGGCTACATGTCGGTACGCATGACCATCACCACCGCCTGGCCGAACCCCAGTGAAGTGTTCGCGTTGACGATTGCTGGTAAGGAAATCCCGCTTATTCTGATCGCCATCATGACCTTTGTGCTGATCAGTAGCAGCGGCACCATGGCCATGGCCGTTAACTTCGCCTATCGCCGTGATCGCGCGAAAACCGCTGCCCTGATGCTGGCGACCGCTGCCTTGGGGGTGACCTTCGTCAGCATGCAGGCATTTGAATGGAGCAAACTCATCGCAGAAGGGGTGCGTCCCTGGGGGAACCCCATGGGGGCGGCGCAATTTGGTGCCAGTTTTTTCATGATTACCGGTTTTCACGGGCTGCATGTGTCAATCGGCGCCATCTACCTCAGCATTGTGGCGATGAAAGTCATGCGAGGAGATTATGAGCGCTCCGGAAACTATCAGAACGTCGAGATAGCCGGGCTTTACTGGCACTTCGTGGATTTGGTGTGGGTGTTTATTTTTGCTTTCTTCTATTTATGGTAG
- a CDS encoding cytochrome c oxidase subunit 3, which yields MKRLLLRNADGADPSGSWSRDPGGIQASEGADRRQIARVGLRLFLVVVSSLFFLFLFAFIARSQMADWLPLTDPLAPLANLWQLWLNSAFLVLSCIALQGGRMAARQARLDATVIGFALGGVFAIAFLVGQFWVWQQFVAWGYFVASNPANSFFYLLTGLHGLHLLGGLIAWSIIVAKFLRRVPLAQLSVSIELCTTYWHYLLGLWFVLFALLASTPETYEAIARFCGLR from the coding sequence ATGAAAAGGCTGCTATTGAGAAACGCCGACGGTGCTGACCCCAGCGGCAGTTGGAGTCGCGACCCTGGGGGTATTCAGGCCTCCGAGGGTGCCGATAGAAGGCAAATCGCAAGAGTGGGCCTGCGCTTGTTTCTGGTCGTGGTGAGTTCGTTATTCTTTCTCTTCCTGTTCGCCTTTATTGCCCGTTCACAAATGGCCGACTGGCTCCCCCTGACAGACCCCTTGGCGCCGTTAGCCAATCTCTGGCAGCTATGGCTGAATTCGGCTTTTCTGGTGTTGAGTTGCATCGCACTGCAGGGGGGCCGTATGGCCGCCCGGCAGGCTCGACTGGACGCTACGGTCATTGGTTTTGCCTTGGGGGGCGTATTTGCCATTGCCTTTCTGGTGGGGCAATTCTGGGTCTGGCAGCAGTTTGTCGCCTGGGGCTACTTTGTCGCCAGCAATCCGGCCAACAGTTTCTTCTACCTGTTGACCGGACTGCATGGGCTCCACTTGCTGGGCGGGCTGATAGCCTGGAGCATCATCGTCGCTAAATTCCTGCGTCGCGTGCCGTTGGCGCAACTCAGCGTCAGCATAGAGCTCTGTACCACCTATTGGCATTACTTGCTGGGTCTTTGGTTCGTGCTATTCGCTTTGCTGGCCAGCACGCCGGAGACCTATGAAGCCATCGCCAGATTCTGCGGCCTGAGGTGA
- the ctaD gene encoding cytochrome c oxidase subunit I has translation MAYAEQAETEALHEPKSFLTKYIWSQDHKVIAIQYSLTAIFVGVIAVVLSGLMRIQIGFPGTLEFMDASAYYQAMTMHGMIMVIYLLTALFLGGFGNYLIPLMVGARDMVFPYVNMLSYWFYLLAVVVLLSSFFVPGGPTGSGWTLYPPQSISQGTPGFEWGIVLMLVSLAIFIVAATMGGLNYVTTVLQARTHGMTLFRMPLSVWGIFMASIMALLAFPALFVSAVMMLFDKLLGTSFFMPAMISLGQQIDHQGGSPILFQHLFWFFGHPEVYIVALPAFGLVSDLISTHARKNIFGYRMMVWAIIAIGVLSFVVWAHHMYVSGMNPYFGFFFAVTTLIIAVPTALKVYNWVLTLWRGDIHLTVPMLFALAFIVTFLVGGLTGLFLGNVIVDIPLSDTYFVVAHFHMVMGVAPVLVVFGGIYHWFPKVTGRMLNDTLGKLHFWITFLGTYAIFFPMHYLGFQGMPRRYYAYENYAFIPQSAQELNAFITVIALTVGVSQLLFLFNLAWSAFKGKPAGSNPWGAASLEWQTPNTPPIHGNWGAKLPVVHRWAYDYSVPGIEQDFVPQTVSAEELEQMRQLSAGTKIADVKT, from the coding sequence ATGGCCTATGCGGAGCAAGCCGAAACAGAAGCACTGCACGAACCCAAAAGCTTCCTGACCAAATATATCTGGAGTCAGGACCACAAGGTCATAGCCATTCAATATTCCTTGACGGCTATATTCGTGGGCGTTATCGCCGTGGTGTTGTCCGGCTTGATGCGCATACAGATTGGCTTCCCCGGCACTTTGGAGTTCATGGACGCCAGTGCTTACTATCAGGCGATGACCATGCACGGCATGATCATGGTCATTTACTTGCTGACGGCCTTGTTTCTGGGTGGCTTCGGTAACTATCTGATCCCGTTGATGGTGGGCGCCCGCGACATGGTCTTCCCCTATGTCAACATGCTGAGTTACTGGTTCTACCTGCTAGCGGTAGTGGTGTTGCTCTCCAGTTTCTTTGTCCCTGGCGGCCCCACCGGTTCGGGTTGGACGCTCTATCCGCCACAGTCCATTTCTCAGGGGACACCGGGTTTCGAGTGGGGCATCGTCCTGATGCTCGTCTCGCTGGCGATCTTTATTGTCGCAGCCACCATGGGCGGGTTGAACTACGTCACCACGGTGTTGCAGGCGCGCACGCACGGCATGACATTGTTTCGCATGCCGCTCTCCGTATGGGGAATCTTCATGGCCTCGATTATGGCCTTGCTGGCGTTCCCGGCATTGTTCGTCAGTGCTGTCATGATGCTGTTCGACAAGCTATTGGGCACCAGCTTCTTTATGCCGGCGATGATCTCGCTGGGGCAGCAGATCGATCACCAGGGTGGCAGCCCAATATTATTCCAGCACCTGTTCTGGTTCTTCGGCCACCCGGAGGTCTACATCGTGGCGCTCCCTGCGTTTGGCCTGGTCTCCGACTTGATCAGCACGCATGCGCGTAAAAATATCTTCGGCTACCGAATGATGGTGTGGGCCATTATTGCGATTGGCGTACTCAGCTTTGTGGTCTGGGCGCACCACATGTATGTCAGCGGAATGAACCCGTACTTTGGCTTTTTCTTCGCCGTCACCACCTTGATCATCGCGGTGCCGACCGCACTGAAAGTCTACAACTGGGTGCTGACCCTGTGGCGGGGCGACATCCATCTGACCGTGCCGATGCTGTTTGCCCTGGCCTTTATCGTCACCTTCCTGGTCGGCGGTCTGACCGGGTTGTTTCTCGGCAATGTGATTGTGGATATTCCGCTCTCGGACACCTATTTCGTCGTAGCCCATTTTCATATGGTCATGGGGGTCGCACCGGTACTGGTGGTGTTCGGCGGCATTTATCATTGGTTCCCCAAAGTAACCGGGCGCATGTTGAACGACACCCTGGGCAAGTTGCATTTCTGGATTACCTTTCTGGGTACCTACGCCATCTTCTTCCCCATGCACTACCTGGGTTTTCAGGGTATGCCACGCCGCTACTACGCCTATGAAAACTACGCGTTCATTCCGCAGTCGGCGCAAGAGCTGAATGCTTTCATTACGGTGATTGCATTGACCGTCGGCGTTTCCCAGTTGCTGTTCCTGTTCAACCTGGCCTGGAGTGCATTCAAGGGCAAGCCCGCAGGCAGTAATCCCTGGGGCGCGGCCAGCCTGGAATGGCAAACGCCGAACACCCCACCGATTCACGGTAACTGGGGAGCGAAGCTGCCGGTCGTGCATCGCTGGGCCTATGACTACAGTGTGCCGGGGATAGAACAGGATTTCGTTCCGCAAACGGTCTCCGCCGAGGAGCTGGAGCAGATGCGGCAACTGAGTGCCGGAACCAAGATAGCGGACGTTAAAACATGA
- a CDS encoding cytochrome c oxidase subunit II — protein MAIAIILILIVIASVLFHILAPWHATPAASNWGSIDTTLFITLIISGIFFIAITVFMAVAVMRYRHKEGSRAHYQPESKKLELWLIVVTSVGIVGMLAPGLVVYSDFIRVPKNAYELEVIAQQWQWAFRFPGQDGKLGKSDIKFVDAANPFGLDPKDPAGQDDVLIKNNEVRLPLDKPVKVLLRSKDVLHNFYVPQIRSKMDMVPGMVSYFWFTPTKTGKYEILCAEYCGVGHYNMRGQMIVEEQGAFDQWLSSQPTFAQTLTTAAKPSRDSVLEKGRLLVEKYGCGACHSQDGSASLGPGWKGLYGRTEQLADGTRVLVDEAYLKESILDPKARLVQGYPPVMVTYTLNDDELGALVALIKSLGAARQDDEVSASEAPGPGDDLAAQGQRLAESLGCLACHSVDGSKGVGPSWQGLYGKTETLADGTSIKVDEGYIKDSVLNPSAKIVKGYAAVMPALAPSDQELNALIAFIKSKANADADASKAEPGK, from the coding sequence ATGGCAATAGCAATTATCTTAATACTAATCGTTATTGCATCAGTGCTCTTCCACATACTGGCGCCTTGGCATGCGACACCGGCAGCTTCCAACTGGGGGTCAATAGACACCACCCTGTTCATCACCCTGATCATTAGCGGAATATTCTTCATCGCCATTACGGTATTCATGGCGGTAGCCGTGATGCGTTATCGTCACAAGGAGGGTTCCAGGGCGCATTACCAGCCAGAAAGTAAAAAGTTGGAATTATGGTTAATTGTCGTGACCTCGGTAGGCATTGTCGGGATGTTGGCGCCAGGTCTGGTTGTTTACAGTGATTTCATCCGGGTGCCGAAAAATGCTTATGAGCTTGAGGTGATCGCCCAGCAGTGGCAGTGGGCCTTTCGTTTTCCCGGCCAGGACGGGAAGCTGGGCAAATCGGATATCAAGTTTGTTGATGCCGCCAATCCCTTCGGCCTTGATCCCAAAGATCCTGCCGGGCAGGACGATGTGCTGATAAAAAACAATGAAGTTCGTCTTCCGCTCGATAAACCGGTAAAAGTTTTACTGCGTTCTAAAGATGTGCTGCACAATTTTTATGTGCCGCAAATTCGCAGCAAGATGGACATGGTGCCAGGGATGGTGTCGTACTTTTGGTTTACGCCGACTAAAACCGGGAAGTATGAAATCCTTTGTGCTGAGTATTGTGGTGTAGGTCATTACAACATGCGCGGCCAGATGATCGTGGAAGAGCAGGGCGCCTTCGATCAATGGCTGAGCAGCCAGCCGACTTTTGCCCAGACATTAACGACCGCTGCCAAGCCCAGTCGGGATAGCGTGCTGGAAAAAGGCCGCCTGTTGGTCGAAAAATACGGCTGCGGTGCCTGCCATAGCCAGGATGGCAGTGCCAGTCTCGGCCCGGGATGGAAGGGGTTGTACGGGCGCACTGAACAGCTTGCCGACGGCACCCGTGTGCTGGTCGATGAGGCCTACCTGAAAGAGTCGATCCTCGATCCGAAGGCCCGCCTGGTACAAGGCTACCCGCCGGTCATGGTGACCTATACTCTCAATGACGATGAACTGGGTGCACTCGTCGCCCTGATCAAATCACTGGGTGCCGCGCGGCAAGATGATGAAGTTTCTGCCAGCGAAGCGCCGGGCCCAGGTGACGACCTGGCGGCGCAGGGGCAGCGGTTGGCCGAGTCGCTCGGCTGTCTGGCCTGCCACAGTGTCGATGGCAGTAAGGGCGTCGGCCCCAGTTGGCAGGGCCTGTATGGCAAGACCGAAACCCTTGCCGACGGTACGAGCATAAAGGTCGATGAGGGCTATATAAAGGATTCGGTTCTTAATCCCAGCGCCAAAATCGTCAAAGGCTACGCAGCCGTCATGCCGGCCTTGGCTCCGAGTGATCAGGAGTTGAACGCACTGATCGCTTTTATCAAATCCAAAGCGAATGCCGACGCTGATGCGAGCAAGGCGGAGCCAGGGAAGTAG
- a CDS encoding DUF4822 domain-containing protein, with protein MQRNNVTSTCLLLAALFCPLGSFAQQATATATADTRALASSPRWLTTKVYIEGLPQTDVKANYPGVVGISTWDPERNRYEFFYTDTGKSKYNNGGGGYFFVTGDQKNHILVPDVGPTKTVIRRLEKLNPDEFTYSREVPRDMVDNNPLVRIYVVHTPYTGTIETKSAMKPDANITN; from the coding sequence ATGCAAAGAAACAACGTTACTTCTACATGCCTACTTCTTGCGGCATTGTTTTGTCCTCTCGGTAGTTTTGCGCAACAAGCCACTGCCACTGCCACTGCCGATACTCGGGCTCTGGCATCCTCTCCTCGATGGCTGACAACCAAGGTCTATATAGAGGGTTTACCGCAAACGGACGTAAAAGCGAATTATCCTGGAGTGGTCGGAATATCGACGTGGGATCCCGAACGCAATCGCTATGAGTTCTTTTACACCGATACGGGAAAATCAAAGTACAACAATGGTGGTGGAGGTTACTTTTTTGTCACTGGCGATCAAAAAAACCACATCTTAGTGCCCGATGTCGGGCCAACCAAAACCGTGATCAGGCGATTGGAAAAGTTGAACCCAGATGAATTCACCTATTCTCGCGAAGTGCCTCGCGACATGGTAGACAATAACCCTTTGGTGCGTATTTATGTAGTTCATACCCCCTACACCGGAACAATAGAAACAAAGTCCGCCATGAAGCCAGATGCAAACATCACAAACTGA